A portion of the Betta splendens chromosome 2, fBetSpl5.4, whole genome shotgun sequence genome contains these proteins:
- the LOC129602987 gene encoding PCI domain-containing protein 2-like, with translation MLAWGIMFLSIQLLKISFKINKLHLCKPLIRAIDSSNLKNDYSQALKVTYKYYVGRKAMFDSNFKPPKMFLSYAFDQCHRSSQRTKKMILICLLPVLLFQGHMPTHQLLRKYDLMQFDDVTKAVSEGNLLLLNEALSKHETFFIRCGIFLILIKYLLLLTHQLPLDAFLVALRMMQVEDMDVDEVQYILANLIYMGHIKGYISHQYQKCMVSKQNPFPPLSMVT, from the exons ATGCTGGCG TGGGGTATTATGTTTCTGAGCATCCAGCTCTTAAAGATCTCTTTCAAG ATCAACAAGTTGCACCTGTGTAAGCCTCTGATCAGAGCCATCGACAGCTCCAACCTGAAAAACGACTACAGTCAAGCTCTGAAGGTCACGTACAAATACTATGTGGGTCGGAAAGCAATGTTTGACAGTAATTTTAAACCAC CGAAAATGTTTCTGTCTTATGCCTTCGACCAGTGTCATCGATCCAGTCAGAGGACCAAGAAGATGATTCTCATCTGCTTGCTGCCTGTT CTGTTGTTTCAGGGTCACATGCCGACTCATCAGCTGCTGAGGAAATACGACCTCATGCAATTTGACGACGTGACCAAAGCTGTGAG TGAGGGGAACCTGCTACTGCTGAACGAGGCTCTGTCCAAACACGAGACCTTCTTCATCCGCTGTGGGATCTTCCTCATCCTGATAAA GTATCTGCTCCTGCTAACCCACCAACTGCCTTTGGACGCCTTTTTGGTGGCTCTGAGGATGATGCAGGTGGAGGACATGGACGTTGATGAAGTGCAGTACATACTGGCCAACCTAATCTACATG ggTCACATCAAAGGTTACATCTCCCATCAGTACCAGAAGTGCATGGTCAGTAAACAGAATCCATTCCCACCTCTCTCCATGGTCACCTAG
- the LOC114850175 gene encoding venom prothrombin activator porpharin-D-like, with the protein MLWFYRWSLSLLVLHVSAGAPCAPYAHVFLDNKEANQFLTRGRQAITFVESHNKGRIVRECVKKLCSWEEAREIIEDVPKTNVFWAIYVDGNACESHPCAHGGLCKDGIGSYQCFCQTGYQGFNCEIVIPDLCETKNGGCEHFCNVIQGNVQCLCADGYFLASDEKSCHSVIPDLCETKNGGCEHFCNVIQGNVQCSCADGYFLASDEKSCHSVIPDLCETKNGGCEHFCNVIQGIVQCSCADGYFLASDDKSCHSNITPDLCETKNGGCEHFCNVIRGNVQCSCADGYFLASDDPKSCDSNKTYKCGAIISQDARTVFRERQNTTMCNATTLDLINSTKSQNSASQTVPKQEVSEPRINGEDCPPGECPWQALLLNQKDEGFCGGTILNEYIILTAAHCMNQSRYIYVKLGEFDTLVDHGNEATHYVETIVTHNKYRPDTYLNDIALIKLTKPIKFSWSILPACIPEQEFAEKVLMRQQEGLVSGFGRDDEGQQTSTILQRFTMPYVDRLTCIESTQLRISTRMFCAGYESETKDACQGDSGGPHVTRYSGTYFVTGVISCARRGKYGVYTQVSKYIPWIRNNIDHLVSKEKAGK; encoded by the exons ATGCTTTGGTTTTACCGCTGGTCCCTGAGCCTTCTGGTGCTCCATGTGAGTGCTGGTGCTCCATGTGCTCCTTACGCTCACG TTTTTCTGGACAACAAGGAGGCCAATCAGTTTCTGACCCGAGGGAGACAAGCCATCACTTTCGTGGAGTCACATAACAAGGGTAGGATAGTGAGGGAGTGTGTGAAGAAGCTCTGCAGCTGGGAGGAGGCCCGTGAGATCATCGAGGATGTTCCAAAAACT AATGTCTTCTGGGCCATATATGTAG ATGGAAATGCGTGTGAGTCCCACCCCTGTGCTCATGGAGGACTGTGCAAAGATGGAATTGGCAGCTACCAATGCTTTTGCCAGACTGGATACCAAGGCTTCAACTGTGAAATTG TTATTCCTGACCTCTGTGAGACCAAAAATGGTGGGTGTGAGCATTTCTGCAACGTCATCCAAGGAAacgttcagtgtttgtgtgctgacGGCTATTTCCTGGCATCAGATGAGAAATCCTGCCACtctg TTATTCCTGACCTCTGTGAGACCAAAAATGGTGGGTGTGAGCATTTCTGCAACGTCATCCAAGGAAACGTTCAGTGTTCGTGTGCTGACGGCTATTTCCTGGCATCAGATGAGAAATCCTGCCACTCTG TTATTCCTGACCTCTGCGAGACCAAAAATGGTGGGTGTGAGCATTTCTGCAACGTCATCCAAGGAATCGTTCAGTGTTCGTGTGCTGACGGCTATTTCCTAGCATCAGATGACAAATCCTGCCACTCTAACA TTACTCCTGACCTCTGTGAGACCAAAAATGGTGGGTGTGAGCATTTCTGCAACGTTATCCGAGGCAACGTTCAGTGTTCTTGTGCTGACGGCTATTTCCTGGCATCAGATGATCCGAAATCCTGCGACTCTAACA AGACCTACAAATGCGGCGCCATCATCTCCCAAGATGCCCGAACTGTTTttagagagagacagaacaCAACTATGTGTAACGCTACCACGTTGGATCTTATCAACTCTACCAAGTCCCAAAACAGTGCAAGCCAAACTGTACCAAAACAGGAAGTATCTGAGCCAAGGATTAACGGAGAGGACTGTCCGCCTGGAGAGTGTCCGTGGCAG GCTCTTCTACTGAATCAAAAAGATGAAGGcttctgtggaggaaccattcTCAACGAGTACATCATCCTCACGGCTGCTCACTGCATGAACCAGTCACGCTACATCTACGTCAAACTAG GTGAATTTGACACGTTGGTGGATCACGGTAACGAAGCTACTCACTATGTGGAAACTATTGTCACCCACAATAAATACAGGCCCGACACCTACCTCAATGACATTGCTCTTATCAAATTAACCAAGCCCATCAAGTTCAGCTGGTCCATTTTGCCGGCCTGTATACCTGAGCAAGAGTTTGCTGAAAAG GTGCTGATGCGGCAGCAGGAAGGGTTAGTCAGTGGTTTTGGACGCGACGACGAAGGTCAGCAGACGTCCACCATTCTACAGCGCTTCACTATGCCCTATGTCGACCGGCTCACCTGCATAGAATCCACCCAGCTGCGCATCTCCACCCGCATGTTCTGTGCCGGCTATGAGTCAGAAACTAAGGATGCCTGCCAAGGCGACAGTGGCGGGCCGCATGTCACACGCTATAGCGGCACCTACTTTGTCACCGGCGTCATCAGCTGCGCACGCAGAGGCAAGTACGGCGTCTACACCCAGGTGTCCAAGTACATCCCCTGGATCCGCAACAACATCGACCACCTGGTGTCCAAAGAGAAGGCCGGCAAGTAG